Genomic segment of Desulforhopalus sp.:
CCGGGATGCCATGCCGTTTTTCCTCTTGATGGCCTTAATGACCGCAATAATAACCGTCTTTCCCAAAATTGTGTTGTTCTTGCCGAATCTAATGAAGGGGTGAGAGATGAAGATGAACATTGATCTCAACTGTGATATGGGGGAAAGCTTCGGGGCCTATACCCTGGGGATGGATGAAGCGATCATCGCCTCGATTTCCTCCGCCAATATTGCCTGCGGCTTCCATGCCGGCGATCCCCAGGTCATGAGCCGCACCGTAAAACTCGCGCGAGAACATGGGGTTGGTATCGGTGCCCATCCGGGATTCCCCGATCTCCTTGGTTTCGGCAGGCGCAATATGGACTGCAGTAGCGATGAAATTGAGGCCTACCTGATCTACCAGATAGGCGCGCTGCAAGCCTTTTGCACCGCCCACGGCACCCGTCTCGGCCATGTTAAACCGCACGGCGCCCTTTATAACATGGCTGTCGGCAACGAGATTCTGGTTCGTTCCATTGCCCGGTCTATCGCTAAAGTCGACCCCAGCCTGGTTATGGTCATACTGGCCGGCGGCAAGGCGTCGCGGATGGCTGCCATCGCGGGAGAAGAAGGAGTACGCACCCTTTTCGAGGCCTTTCCGGATCGGGCCTATACCGCCGAGGGAGCACTGGCGTCCCGGCGTCTGCCGGGTGCGGTTATCCACGACCCTGAAGTGGCAGCCGACCGGGCGGTACGTATGGTGGTTGACGGCGAGGTTATCGCCATCGACGGCACGCGGGTGCCTCTGGCAGTTCATACCCTGTGTGTCCATGGCGACAACCCGAACGGGGTTGCCTTGGCGGCAACTATCCGCAGCCGGCTGGAGGATGCCGGAGTTGTCGTCAGACCGATGGCCTTGCCCCAGGCAGTTTAACGGCGAAATTGCTATGAAAACAGAGTTTCGTGCAAGCGGTGATCGCTCTCTTCTGGCGGTATACGGCAGCGGTGTCGATCAGGCGGCAAATGAAAAGGTGCGGCAGATGGCCGCCCTTTTGTCCGGCCGTTCGCATCCGGGCATCGAGGCGGCTGTCGGGTCGTATTGCACCCTCATGCTCCACTACAATCCCCTACATATCGGTTTTGAGGAACTGACCAGGCACCTTCTCGACCTGGAAAAGACCCTTGGCGAGGTTGTTGTCGAAGGGGCTAAAACCGTCGAAATCCCGGTATGCTACGGCGGTGAATTCGGCCCCGATCTGAGCTTCGTTGCCCAGCATGCAGGGATGGGCACGAACGAGGTCATTGCCCTGCACAGCGCGGTGAGCTACCACATCTATGCGATCGGCTTTGCCCCGGGCTTTTGCTATTTGGGTGGTCTTGATCCACGGTTGCACGCGCCGCGCCTGATGACACCCCGCCAGAATGTCCCCGCCGGTTCGGTCGGTATTGCCGCGAGCCAGACCGGCGTGTATCCCCTGGCAAGCCCCGGCGGCTGGCAGCTGATCGGCCGGACACCGCTTCGCCTCTTTGCCCCCGAGCGGCAGCAGCCGATACTGTATCAACCCGGCGACAGCATTCGCTTCCGGCCGGTTGCCGAGGATGAATTCCGGCACATCTACCAATTGGACAACCCATGACCACCGCACTGCGCATATTGACGCCGGGGCTCTGTACCACCGTTCAGGATCTCGGGCGGTTTCATGCCTATCACATGGGGGTGCCAGCCTCCGGGGAGCTCGATGACTACGCCGGGCAGGTGGCCAATTGGCTGGTGGGTAATCCGGCAACGGCTGCGACCCTGGAAATGTCGATGATCGGTGCAAGCATGGAAATCCTTGCCGCTTCCGACATCGCCATCACCGGCGCCGCCATGAACCCGCAGCTGAATGGCAGGCCTTGCCGGCAATGGACGTCGTTCTTTGTTAAACCGGGCGATATTCTTGAACTCGGAGCGGCTGACAACGGATGCCGTGCCTATCTGGCGATAACCGGCGGCATTGATGTCCCCCTGGTCTTGGGCAGCCGGGCCACCTATCTTGGCGGCCGGCTTGGCGGCTTTCAGGGCAGGATGCTTGCCGCGGGAGACGTTCTCGCGCGAGGGGCCGGGCCGCTACAGAAAGCCCCGAAAACCCTGCCGTGGTTTCCGCTGTATCCCGAGACCATCTTTCTCCGGGCGATCGCCGGGCCGCATGACGGCTATTTCTGCAATCAACTCGCACGGTTCTTTTCTACTCCCTTCACCGTCTCCAGCCAATGCAACCGCATGGGCGTACGACTTGCCGGCGACGCCATCGAGCGCGATGCCGATGCCCCGGAGAGTATCCTGTCCGAGCCGATAGCGCCTGGCAATGTGCAGATTCCGGCCGGTGGCCAGCCGATCGTTCTCCTCAAGGAACAGACCATCGGTGGATACACCAATATTGCCACGGTGGTATCGTCGGATATCTGGCGAATGGGTCAGGCCAAACCCGGCGATCAGGTGCGTTTTGTGCGGATTGATTTGCACGAAGCACATGCATTGTACCGGGATTGGCAGGCTTTTCTGGCGGGGATAGAAAGTTTACTGGCCGGTTGCTAGCTGCCGACTGTGGTCATGTCTTATTCCAGGATGACGCCATGGAATCATTTGCCATGTCGTGGCCCTTATGCAACAGGGAACGGGTCGCCGGCCCCCGGTACTGATTTTGTTTCCCTGGAAACGGATAAGATTTTTCATGGGAAGTTATTTCCTCGCATTATTAATCACGGCAGGATTGCAAAGGGCTTACAACTCCAGGCTCGGCTTTCCAAGGTATAAGTTTTAAAACCCTTCGTACCTAAAAATACGAACTCCTTCGGAGAGGGAGAGTAATTCGATAATTCCCACTGATAATAAAATACCGAGAACGATGCCGGTGATGACACATCCGCAGAAAAAACCATATCGAGCGAGTTGTGATTGCAGGTTCATGGGTGCTTCCTCCATGCGCCGGCGATTTTTTCTATCAGGATATCACTTGTATGCTTTACCGCTTCTCTTGTTCGAAAGTGACTGTGATCGGAAAAATCTGATTCCTGGTAATCAACAAGTTCCGGTAAGATAATAAGACCGGCATCTAGTTGAGCAGCGAGAGTCACCAGCCATTCCCTGTGTCGCGCTAAAATCGGCCGCATTTCCGGAAAGGAATCAATCGCCGGGTTTCTTGGCGTATCCACCAGAATTAGTTTGAAATTGCCAGTGCTGTTAAGATTCTTTTTTAGCGAAACAATTGCCTCGGTAAATTCTTTCTCATAGGTTGTCGCGCCCTTGGCAAGAAATCGGTTAATAGTGCTTGTAACCCTTTTGTTACGATAAATTGGATCACCCGGTCCATTGTCTAACCGAAGTCGCCCTATGACATAATCATAATTGCTCTCTAACGTGGATTTTTTGTCCCTGCGCACATTTCGTAGATCTTCACGAAGAGTGGCTTCAGATACTTGTTGGCGCAGGAAGGCCGCCCGGTTCTTTAGACCGGCCAAAGACCATTCGTTCGACAGAGGGGGATCGAACAATTGTGCCCTTTTGTTAGTTTCGGGATGGTTTAGCAGGCGATCATAGTTGACGGATATAAGAACAAGCCCTTCACGGCCGTGAGCCGCTGCCTCGATGACTTTTTGGCCATACCAAAATGGTTGACCCCGTGAAGTCAGATCGACAGGGTTAAAGGGAAATCCACGCTCCGCCAGGGCATCGGCAAAGTATTTTTCACTTTCTATCGATCGTTTGAGAGTAGATGCGCCAAGGAAAAACAGCACAGGATTGGTTGTTGCCCTTTCCCTGCTGTCGATCGCCCGCATGAATATATAGAGATTATCATGGGCTCGGGAAATACCTGGATAAACATGTAAAAGGGCAACTAAAATGCGCGGCGGCGAAAGGAGCAAGATATATAGCAGTACTGCCGACACGGTGAACATGATTACGGTTGTATATGGGTTCATGGAAAAAAGCCCAAGCCGCAATCCATGCAAAAAAAGTCGTATCTGTTGCATATTATCCGTTTTGTCGGCTTGTTACGAACGTGTTTATGCGCTCGATGGTGTCGAGATTTTCAAGATTGATATCCAGGACACCAAATTTCACACCGAACGTTTTTTCGAGCCATACTACAAGTTCCACCATGCTGAAACTATCCAGATAGCCTTCACTGAAGATGCCGGTCGTGGCCTCTAATTCAGCGACCGGTAAAGCGAACTCGGATGCAAGATACCTTCTAAGAAGTGCATCAAATGTAAGGGCTGCGGTCATTTTCTGTATCCCTGTCTGAGTATTTTAGGTTGTTGGCGGCATGAAACTTTCCTGCAGCAGTTTCCTGTCAATCTTGCCGTTGGGGGTGCGGGGGAAGGGCTGGGGATGAACTTTGATTGTTTGTGGAATCTGGTAACCAGGCATATTTTTCTGGCACCAATGTAGCAGCTCGTCCCGGCTAAACTCCTTTTCGCTCCTTGGCCTGACAATGGCGACAATAGATTGTCCCAGTCGGTCGTCCGGTAAGCCGAAAACGATGGTCTCCGCCAAGAGTCCGGAGGCGAGCAAGGCCTCCTCTATCTCATCCGGGCTGACCCTGTAACCACATGTCTTGATAAGGCAATCATTGCGGCCGACGTACCAGAGAATCCCGTCCTCATCGCGGCGCACCAGATCTCCGCTGTGAACAACCGGCTCATCGCTGATAAGATGCGAGAGATGTCGATTGGCATGGATTTTTTCGGCGGTCAATTCGGGTTGTTGCCAATAGCCCTGCGACACCAAAGGCCCGCGGTGGAGAAGTTCGCCAACCTCATTCGGGCCGCATAAGCCGGAGAGGCTGTCAACGACGAAGATTTCGGCATTGGGGATGGCGATGCCGATGGCTCCGAGTTTTTGGCGGAACAAGCCGGGAGGGAGCCAGGTTGAGCGGAAGCATTCGGTCAGGCCATACATCAGTACAATCTCTACATCGGCCAGCAGGCGTGCCATGTTCTTGAGTGTTGCAGCCGGAATTTT
This window contains:
- a CDS encoding LamB/YcsF family protein, which encodes MKMNIDLNCDMGESFGAYTLGMDEAIIASISSANIACGFHAGDPQVMSRTVKLAREHGVGIGAHPGFPDLLGFGRRNMDCSSDEIEAYLIYQIGALQAFCTAHGTRLGHVKPHGALYNMAVGNEILVRSIARSIAKVDPSLVMVILAGGKASRMAAIAGEEGVRTLFEAFPDRAYTAEGALASRRLPGAVIHDPEVAADRAVRMVVDGEVIAIDGTRVPLAVHTLCVHGDNPNGVALAATIRSRLEDAGVVVRPMALPQAV
- the pxpB gene encoding 5-oxoprolinase subunit PxpB codes for the protein MKTEFRASGDRSLLAVYGSGVDQAANEKVRQMAALLSGRSHPGIEAAVGSYCTLMLHYNPLHIGFEELTRHLLDLEKTLGEVVVEGAKTVEIPVCYGGEFGPDLSFVAQHAGMGTNEVIALHSAVSYHIYAIGFAPGFCYLGGLDPRLHAPRLMTPRQNVPAGSVGIAASQTGVYPLASPGGWQLIGRTPLRLFAPERQQPILYQPGDSIRFRPVAEDEFRHIYQLDNP
- a CDS encoding biotin-dependent carboxyltransferase family protein, which gives rise to MTTALRILTPGLCTTVQDLGRFHAYHMGVPASGELDDYAGQVANWLVGNPATAATLEMSMIGASMEILAASDIAITGAAMNPQLNGRPCRQWTSFFVKPGDILELGAADNGCRAYLAITGGIDVPLVLGSRATYLGGRLGGFQGRMLAAGDVLARGAGPLQKAPKTLPWFPLYPETIFLRAIAGPHDGYFCNQLARFFSTPFTVSSQCNRMGVRLAGDAIERDADAPESILSEPIAPGNVQIPAGGQPIVLLKEQTIGGYTNIATVVSSDIWRMGQAKPGDQVRFVRIDLHEAHALYRDWQAFLAGIESLLAGC
- a CDS encoding acyl carrier protein → MTAALTFDALLRRYLASEFALPVAELEATTGIFSEGYLDSFSMVELVVWLEKTFGVKFGVLDINLENLDTIERINTFVTSRQNG